The following coding sequences are from one Achromobacter sp. B7 window:
- a CDS encoding lipocalin family protein — protein MRKTLRVAGLALLAALTGCGGPTPMPPVAQVDIPRFMGDWYVIAGIPTWPERASFNAVETYALLPDGGIQTTFRYRHGGFDAKVKTMRPEGTVQPGTGNAVWGMQFIWPIQAEYVIAYVDDAYQQTIIGRSKRDYVWIMARTPTLPDADYARLVDKVRELGYDPALLRRVPQQWPEQGPDPRTYPEAGKG, from the coding sequence ATGCGCAAGACCTTACGCGTTGCCGGCTTGGCGTTGCTTGCCGCCTTGACGGGCTGCGGCGGCCCCACGCCCATGCCGCCCGTGGCGCAGGTGGACATCCCGCGCTTCATGGGCGATTGGTACGTCATCGCCGGCATTCCGACCTGGCCCGAGCGCGCGTCGTTCAACGCGGTGGAAACCTACGCCTTGCTGCCCGACGGGGGCATTCAGACCACGTTCCGCTATCGCCACGGCGGCTTTGACGCCAAGGTGAAAACGATGCGGCCCGAAGGCACGGTGCAACCCGGCACCGGCAACGCGGTGTGGGGCATGCAGTTCATCTGGCCGATCCAGGCGGAATACGTCATTGCCTATGTGGACGACGCCTATCAGCAGACGATCATCGGCCGCAGCAAGCGCGACTACGTCTGGATCATGGCGCGCACGCCCACCTTGCCGGATGCCGACTATGCGCGCCTGGTCGACAAGGTGCGCGAGCTGGGCTACGACCCGGCATTGCTGCGCCGCGTGCCGCAGCAGTGGCCCGAACAAGGGCCGGACCCGCGCACCTACCCTGAAGCGGGCAAGGGCTAG
- a CDS encoding cyclopropane-fatty-acyl-phospholipid synthase family protein — translation MNAATLTESRLASDRAAPGLLGLAERGLVPDALLRLGIRRLCAQRLRDESAGGPAAQARRYQHLIDELRASPVAIHTDDANAQHYELPAEFFTLCLGRQLKYSGCYYATGRETLDQAEAAMLELYGVRAELADGQRILELGCGWGSLTLWMAERYPTARITAVSNSASQRQHIQAQCRARGLDNVEVITCDVNTLQLHPQTFDRCVSVEMFEHMRNYQALLARIGSWLRPGGKLFVHLFAHRSLMYPFETEGDDNWMGRHFFTGGLMPSADTLLWFQGDLRIEARWLVDGSHYQRTANHWLANQDAHRAQVLTVLEKAYGAPLARLWFNRWRMFWMACAELFGYQNGQAWMVAHYRFARPD, via the coding sequence ATGAACGCTGCCACGTTGACTGAATCGCGCCTGGCTTCCGACCGGGCCGCGCCCGGCCTGCTGGGGCTGGCTGAACGCGGCCTGGTGCCCGACGCGCTTTTGCGCCTGGGCATCCGGCGCCTGTGCGCACAACGCCTGCGCGACGAAAGCGCCGGGGGTCCCGCCGCCCAGGCGCGGCGCTACCAACATCTGATCGATGAACTGCGCGCCAGCCCCGTGGCCATACACACCGACGACGCCAACGCCCAGCACTACGAACTGCCCGCTGAATTCTTCACGCTGTGCCTGGGCCGTCAATTGAAGTATTCCGGCTGCTATTACGCCACGGGGCGGGAAACGCTGGACCAGGCCGAAGCCGCCATGCTGGAGCTTTATGGCGTGCGCGCCGAACTGGCGGACGGCCAGCGCATTCTGGAACTGGGTTGCGGCTGGGGCTCGTTGACCCTGTGGATGGCCGAACGCTATCCGACGGCGCGCATCACCGCCGTGTCGAACTCCGCCTCGCAGCGCCAGCACATCCAGGCGCAATGCCGCGCGCGCGGGCTGGACAACGTCGAGGTCATCACCTGCGACGTCAACACGCTGCAACTGCATCCGCAGACCTTCGACCGCTGCGTGTCCGTGGAAATGTTCGAGCACATGCGCAATTACCAGGCGCTGCTGGCGCGGATCGGGTCATGGCTGCGTCCGGGCGGCAAGCTGTTCGTGCACCTGTTTGCGCACCGCAGCCTGATGTACCCCTTCGAGACCGAGGGCGACGACAACTGGATGGGCCGGCATTTCTTCACGGGCGGCCTCATGCCGTCGGCAGACACCTTGCTGTGGTTTCAGGGCGACCTGCGCATCGAAGCGCGCTGGCTGGTTGACGGCAGCCACTACCAACGCACCGCGAACCACTGGCTGGCCAACCAGGACGCCCATCGCGCCCAGGTGCTGACAGTGCTGGAAAAGGCCTACGGCGCGCCGCTGGCCCGCCTGTGGTTCAACCGCTGGCGCATGTTCTGGATGGCGTGCGCCGAGTTGTTCGGCTACCAGAACGGGCAGGCCTGGATGGTGGCCCACTACCGCTTTGCGCGGCCAGACTGA
- a CDS encoding DUF1295 domain-containing protein yields the protein MTPDMTPDMTPDMTPIMQALMVAAVAALLMAGGWLWQRRHHNAGIVDAMWASGMAVAAVLLAWTGPGAATPRVLLAVLGGVWAGRLALHIWKRVRHGEEDGRYRALRAHWNGSQGKFALFFLAQAGLVVFMSLPFIAVAANPVPGMTPWAWLGVLVWAVSVAGETVADRQLDAFRADPANRGRTCRAGLWRVSRHPNYFFEWLHWFSYVALAAGSGLAWLAWVGPIAMYLFLRWISGIPYTEAQALRSRGEDYRQYQRTTPMLFPWFPKRDCAGSPHHRTPTPEE from the coding sequence ATGACGCCCGACATGACGCCCGACATGACGCCCGACATGACGCCCATCATGCAAGCCCTGATGGTGGCCGCCGTGGCCGCGTTGCTGATGGCCGGCGGCTGGCTGTGGCAGCGGCGCCATCACAACGCGGGCATCGTCGACGCGATGTGGGCATCCGGCATGGCCGTGGCCGCCGTCCTGCTGGCCTGGACCGGCCCGGGCGCGGCCACCCCGCGTGTGCTGCTGGCCGTGTTGGGCGGCGTCTGGGCGGGACGGCTGGCGCTGCACATCTGGAAGCGCGTGCGCCACGGCGAAGAAGACGGCCGCTACCGTGCCCTGCGCGCGCACTGGAACGGCAGCCAGGGCAAGTTCGCGCTGTTCTTCCTGGCGCAGGCGGGGCTGGTCGTCTTCATGTCCTTGCCGTTCATTGCCGTGGCCGCCAACCCCGTGCCCGGCATGACGCCTTGGGCCTGGCTGGGCGTGCTGGTGTGGGCGGTGTCGGTGGCGGGCGAAACCGTGGCTGACCGGCAATTGGACGCCTTTCGCGCCGACCCCGCCAACCGTGGTCGCACCTGCCGTGCCGGCCTGTGGCGCGTATCGCGGCATCCCAATTATTTCTTCGAATGGTTGCACTGGTTCAGCTACGTGGCGCTGGCGGCGGGCAGCGGCTTGGCCTGGCTGGCGTGGGTGGGCCCCATCGCCATGTACCTCTTCCTGCGCTGGATCAGCGGCATTCCCTACACCGAGGCGCAAGCCCTGCGCAGCCGGGGCGAAGACTATCGCCAGTATCAACGCACCACGCCGATGCTGTTTCCGTGGTTTCCGAAGCGCGATTGCGCCGGATCACCGCATCACCGCACCCCGACGCCAGAGGAATAA
- a CDS encoding cyclopropane-fatty-acyl-phospholipid synthase family protein, translating to MRSPSDSERLALDKACAPQAAQPLSLTERLLRRRLLGQLAQLQGGRLVIDDAMGSVELGGQDATAGRPLRLRVRDPAFYRAIAANGSVGGGESYGDGHWHCDDLTGLIRLLVRNRDLLDGMERGVARLGGVAMRALHACRRNTRAGSRRNIAAHYDLGNDFFGLFLSQDMMYSSAMWAGEDDTLEQASTRKLDVICRKLDLQPGQHVVEIGTGWGGFALHAARHYGCRVTTTTISREQHALATERIRRAGLQYRVDVLLQDYRDLHGQFDKLVSIEMIEAIGADYLPTYFGKVGQLLKPDGMALIQAITIEDHRYAQALKAVDYIKRHIFPGSFMPSIQAMLQAKTRASDLSLVHLEDFGLSYARTLAAWRERFMANLDAVRGQGFDDRFIRLWEFYLAYCEGGFRERAIGVSHLLLARPGATPAAARWAAP from the coding sequence ATGAGATCTCCCTCTGACTCCGAACGCCTGGCGCTGGACAAGGCTTGCGCGCCTCAGGCCGCGCAGCCCCTGTCGCTGACCGAGCGCCTGTTGCGTCGGCGCTTGCTGGGACAACTGGCGCAATTGCAAGGCGGACGGTTGGTGATTGACGACGCAATGGGCAGCGTTGAACTGGGCGGGCAGGACGCCACGGCGGGCCGGCCGTTGCGCCTGCGGGTGCGCGATCCGGCCTTCTACCGCGCCATCGCCGCCAACGGCAGCGTGGGCGGGGGCGAATCCTATGGCGACGGCCATTGGCACTGCGACGATCTGACCGGCCTGATCCGGCTGCTGGTGCGCAACCGCGATCTGCTTGACGGCATGGAGCGTGGCGTGGCGCGGTTGGGCGGCGTGGCGATGCGCGCCTTGCATGCGTGCCGCCGCAACACGCGCGCCGGCAGCCGCCGCAACATTGCCGCCCACTACGATCTGGGTAACGACTTTTTCGGCCTGTTCCTGTCGCAAGACATGATGTATTCGTCCGCCATGTGGGCGGGCGAGGACGACACGCTGGAGCAGGCGTCCACCCGCAAGCTGGATGTGATCTGCCGCAAGCTGGACCTGCAACCCGGCCAGCATGTGGTCGAGATCGGCACGGGGTGGGGCGGTTTTGCGCTGCACGCGGCGCGCCACTACGGCTGCCGTGTTACCACCACGACGATTTCGCGCGAGCAGCACGCGCTGGCCACAGAACGCATCCGCCGCGCCGGCCTGCAATACCGCGTGGACGTGCTGCTGCAAGACTATCGCGACCTGCACGGGCAGTTCGACAAGCTCGTGTCCATAGAAATGATCGAGGCGATCGGGGCCGACTACCTGCCCACGTATTTCGGCAAGGTGGGCCAGCTGCTCAAGCCCGATGGGATGGCGCTGATCCAGGCCATCACCATCGAAGACCATCGTTATGCGCAGGCGCTCAAGGCGGTGGACTACATCAAGCGGCATATCTTTCCCGGCAGCTTCATGCCGTCGATCCAGGCGATGCTGCAAGCCAAGACGCGCGCCAGCGACCTGAGCCTGGTGCATCTGGAGGACTTTGGCCTGTCTTACGCGCGCACGCTGGCAGCGTGGCGCGAGCGCTTCATGGCGAACCTGGACGCGGTGCGCGGGCAGGGCTTTGACGACCGCTTCATCCGCCTGTGGGAGTTTTACCTGGCCTACTGCGAAGGCGGCTTTCGCGAACGCGCCATCGGCGTGTCGCATCTGTTGTTGGCGCGGCCCGGGGCCACGCCGGCAGCGGCGCGGTGGGCGGCGCCATGA
- a CDS encoding alpha/beta hydrolase encodes MRSVPVASLLALLLAGLLILGLTACSPLTVLNGAVPDNASRIVTDVAYGDDPRQRVDIYAPPGVRNPPVVVFFYGGSWRNGSRADYKFVGDALASRGILAVIADYRLYPDAAYPDFLDDCARAVAWTLRHVADYGGDPARVFVAGHSAGGYNAAMIALDPRWLQRQGASPSMLRGWIGMAGPYDFLPIVAASLKPVFRFPGTPPDSQPITHVTANAPPTLLMAGMADTTVDPHRNTEGLAAALQAAHVPVTLVRYDGLGHALLAGALARPLRWRAPVLDDLAGFVLDASGGPLRADP; translated from the coding sequence ATGCGTAGCGTGCCCGTGGCGTCTTTGCTGGCGTTGCTGCTGGCCGGCTTGCTGATCCTGGGCTTGACGGCCTGCTCGCCGCTGACGGTGCTTAACGGCGCGGTGCCCGACAACGCCAGCCGCATCGTCACCGATGTGGCCTATGGCGACGACCCGCGCCAACGCGTCGATATCTACGCGCCACCCGGGGTGCGGAACCCGCCCGTGGTGGTTTTCTTCTATGGCGGCAGTTGGCGCAATGGCTCGCGCGCCGACTACAAATTCGTGGGCGACGCGCTGGCCTCGCGCGGCATCCTGGCCGTGATCGCCGATTACCGCCTATACCCCGACGCCGCCTATCCCGACTTCCTGGACGATTGCGCGCGCGCCGTCGCGTGGACGCTGCGCCACGTGGCCGACTACGGCGGCGACCCCGCGCGCGTCTTCGTGGCGGGCCACAGCGCGGGGGGCTACAACGCCGCCATGATCGCGCTGGACCCGCGCTGGCTACAGCGCCAGGGCGCCTCACCGTCGATGCTGCGCGGGTGGATCGGCATGGCCGGCCCCTATGACTTCCTGCCGATCGTGGCGGCCAGCCTGAAGCCGGTCTTCCGCTTCCCGGGCACGCCGCCCGACTCCCAGCCGATTACCCACGTCACGGCCAACGCGCCGCCCACCTTGCTGATGGCCGGCATGGCGGACACCACGGTCGACCCGCATCGCAACACCGAAGGCCTGGCCGCCGCCTTGCAGGCCGCCCATGTGCCCGTGACGCTGGTGCGTTACGACGGCCTGGGGCATGCGCTGCTGGCCGGCGCGCTGGCGCGTCCCTTGCGCTGGCGGGCGCCGGTGCTGGACGACTTGGCGGGTTTTGTCTTGGATGCGTCGGGCGGGCCGCTGCGGGCCGACCCATAG
- a CDS encoding DUF1415 domain-containing protein encodes MISTSDAYANVVAETRHWLNQAVIGLNLCPFAKAVQVKDQIRFAVSDATDAEGVLTDLQDELALLAETDPEKIDTTLLIIPDALDDFLDFNDFEDLSDRLLKRMRLVGELQVATFHPQFQFADTQPDDIENYTNRAPYPILHLLREDSIDRAVESFPDASDIYEKNIDTMKKLGLEGWKKLMTRP; translated from the coding sequence ATGATTTCGACTTCCGACGCTTATGCCAACGTGGTGGCTGAAACCCGCCACTGGCTGAATCAGGCCGTGATCGGCCTGAACCTTTGCCCGTTCGCCAAGGCGGTTCAGGTCAAGGACCAGATCCGCTTTGCCGTCAGCGACGCCACCGACGCCGAAGGGGTGCTGACCGACTTGCAGGACGAGCTTGCCCTGCTGGCCGAGACCGACCCCGAGAAGATCGACACCACCTTGTTGATCATTCCCGACGCGCTGGACGACTTCCTGGATTTCAACGATTTCGAGGACCTGTCCGACCGCCTGCTCAAGCGCATGCGGTTGGTGGGCGAATTGCAGGTGGCCACGTTCCACCCGCAATTCCAGTTTGCCGACACGCAGCCGGACGACATCGAGAACTACACCAACCGCGCGCCGTACCCAATCCTGCACTTGCTGCGGGAAGACAGCATCGACCGCGCGGTGGAGTCGTTTCCGGACGCCTCGGACATCTATGAAAAGAACATCGACACGATGAAAAAGCTGGGCCTGGAAGGCTGGAAAAAACTGATGACCCGGCCCTAG
- a CDS encoding M20 family metallopeptidase — MNARIPDDALPPTLDPDALQAFVDDKWDNEIIPALTDYIAIPAKSPAFDADWEKNAFIERVVRDAAAWVEAQKVSGLKLEVVRLPGRTPVIFFDAPATRSDNGDTVLLYGHLDKQPEFSGWRAGLGPWTPKYEDGKLYGRGGADDGYAVYASLTAIMALDKQGIPRPRCVGIVETCEESGSYDLLPYVDALRDRLGNVALVVCLDSGAGNYDQLWMTTSLRGMVSGTLEVQVLDEGVHSGDSSGVVPSSFRILRHLLDRLEDSATGRLLPQSLHCEIPAERVEQVAATARILGDEVWRRFPWSCGAEGGFVLPMTTEPEQALLNRTWRPTLSVTGAEGLPPLSSAGNVLRPRTAFKLSLRLPPLIDAVAASQEIKELLEADAPYNAKVIFKANEGAATGWNAPASVPWLTQALDAASQQYYGQPCGYIGQGGTIPLMSILQKGFPKAQFMVCGVLGPKSNAHGPNEFLHVPYGKKLTAAVAQTMAAMPA, encoded by the coding sequence ATGAACGCCCGTATCCCCGACGACGCCCTGCCGCCCACCCTTGATCCCGACGCCCTCCAGGCGTTTGTCGACGACAAGTGGGACAACGAAATCATCCCCGCGCTGACCGACTACATCGCCATCCCGGCCAAGAGCCCGGCGTTTGACGCCGACTGGGAAAAGAACGCGTTCATCGAACGCGTGGTGCGCGATGCCGCCGCCTGGGTCGAAGCGCAAAAGGTCTCGGGCCTGAAGCTGGAAGTGGTGCGCCTGCCGGGCCGCACGCCCGTCATCTTCTTTGACGCGCCCGCCACGCGTAGCGACAACGGCGACACCGTGCTGCTGTATGGCCACCTGGACAAGCAGCCGGAATTTTCGGGCTGGCGCGCGGGCCTGGGCCCGTGGACCCCCAAGTATGAAGACGGCAAGCTCTATGGTCGTGGCGGCGCGGACGACGGCTATGCCGTGTACGCCTCGCTGACGGCAATCATGGCGCTGGACAAGCAGGGCATTCCGCGCCCGCGCTGCGTGGGCATCGTGGAAACCTGTGAGGAATCGGGCAGCTACGACTTGCTGCCGTACGTGGACGCGCTGCGCGACCGCCTGGGCAACGTCGCCCTGGTGGTGTGCCTGGATTCGGGCGCGGGCAACTACGACCAGCTCTGGATGACGACCTCGCTGCGCGGCATGGTGTCGGGCACGCTGGAAGTGCAGGTGCTGGACGAAGGCGTGCATTCGGGCGATTCCAGCGGCGTGGTGCCGTCGTCGTTTCGCATCCTGCGCCATCTGCTGGACCGCCTGGAAGACAGCGCCACCGGCCGCCTGCTGCCGCAAAGCCTGCATTGCGAAATTCCCGCCGAACGCGTTGAACAAGTGGCCGCCACCGCGCGCATTCTGGGCGACGAAGTGTGGCGCCGTTTCCCCTGGAGCTGCGGCGCCGAAGGCGGCTTTGTGCTGCCGATGACGACCGAGCCCGAACAAGCGCTGCTGAACCGCACGTGGCGCCCGACCTTGTCGGTGACCGGGGCCGAAGGCCTGCCGCCGCTGTCCAGCGCCGGCAACGTGCTGCGTCCGCGCACCGCATTCAAGCTGTCGCTGCGCCTGCCGCCGCTGATCGACGCCGTGGCCGCCTCGCAGGAAATCAAGGAACTGCTGGAAGCCGACGCCCCCTACAACGCCAAGGTCATCTTCAAGGCCAACGAAGGCGCCGCCACCGGCTGGAACGCACCGGCTTCCGTGCCCTGGCTGACGCAGGCGCTGGACGCAGCGTCCCAGCAGTACTACGGCCAGCCTTGCGGCTATATCGGCCAGGGCGGCACGATTCCGCTGATGAGCATCCTGCAAAAGGGCTTTCCGAAGGCGCAGTTCATGGTGTGCGGCGTGTTGGGTCCCAAGTCGAACGCGCACGGCCCCAATGAATTCCTGCACGTGCCTTATGGCAAGAAGCTGACGGCCGCCGTTGCGCAAACCATGGCGGCCATGCCGGCATGA
- a CDS encoding LysR family transcriptional regulator produces MDTKWLEDFVALSKSRNMFQAAEARSVTHPAFGRRIKALEEWAGVPLVERGHQVSTLNAAGRSMLAAAIDVLDILRDTRQALQKPEQERNRKITIASGKTLAHSVLPGVMARVQQGMAPFQLKVVTTTLNYGVDMLADGEVDFLLCHAHEPLYAKIDNPGYRWRRVGADKLVAVSAPVAAGGRHPRYAVPKLPSDPPVPFLAYADSMSLGRILDDRLRGLCLIGQLQTMYESDLADALHAMARQGFGLAWLPHTLIESDLRAGTLVRADSARNDIHMEIRIYQSVDNAKPLARDVWGRIEAYAAR; encoded by the coding sequence ATGGACACGAAATGGCTGGAGGACTTCGTCGCGCTGTCGAAGTCGCGCAATATGTTCCAGGCGGCCGAGGCGCGCAGCGTGACGCACCCGGCGTTCGGGCGCCGCATCAAGGCGCTGGAGGAATGGGCGGGCGTGCCGCTGGTGGAACGCGGCCATCAGGTGTCGACGCTGAACGCGGCCGGGCGCAGCATGCTGGCGGCGGCGATCGATGTGCTGGATATCCTGCGCGACACGCGCCAGGCCCTGCAAAAGCCCGAGCAGGAACGCAATCGAAAAATCACCATCGCGTCGGGCAAGACGCTGGCGCATTCGGTGCTGCCCGGCGTGATGGCGCGCGTGCAGCAGGGCATGGCGCCGTTTCAGCTCAAGGTGGTCACCACCACGCTGAACTACGGCGTGGACATGCTGGCCGATGGCGAAGTGGACTTTCTGCTGTGCCACGCGCACGAGCCGCTGTACGCAAAGATCGACAACCCCGGCTACCGCTGGCGCCGCGTGGGCGCCGACAAGCTGGTGGCTGTCAGCGCGCCGGTGGCGGCGGGCGGGCGGCATCCGCGCTACGCCGTGCCCAAGCTGCCGTCCGATCCGCCCGTGCCTTTTTTGGCCTATGCCGACAGCATGTCGCTGGGGCGCATCCTGGACGATCGGTTGCGGGGCTTGTGCCTGATCGGGCAGTTGCAGACGATGTACGAGTCGGACCTGGCCGACGCGCTACACGCCATGGCGCGCCAAGGGTTCGGGCTGGCCTGGCTGCCGCACACATTGATCGAATCGGATCTGCGCGCAGGCACCCTGGTGCGCGCCGACAGCGCCCGCAATGACATCCATATGGAAATCCGGATTTATCAATCGGTAGACAACGCCAAACCCCTGGCGCGCGATGTGTGGGGGCGTATCGAAGCGTACGCGGCTCGATGA
- a CDS encoding alpha/beta fold hydrolase, with amino-acid sequence MPDSPVLLKSIRSHFVGGAEAVAGGVPMQQMQVVDNAPRLIDMNGGYPVGQLYVQEYRLAQPRHPYPVLLWHGGGMTGAQWESTPDGRQGWLWRLLQSGYDVFVSDAPERGRASWAMYPQVYDSAPIFRSKEEAWRLFRIGSEAGYAPAGQPRRAYPAQQFPVEAFDTFAKQFVPRWLTHGEMALDAYRALLDLTGPCIVVGHSQGGGYATLLAQEYASTVRAVVALEPTGTPAAAAPGLPPQLLVWGDHFGADDTWQRYRAQTDAYWAALRAAGQRADVLDLPATGIAGNSHFCMLDRNSDQIAELIVDWLARSLD; translated from the coding sequence ATGCCCGACTCCCCCGTGTTGCTCAAGTCCATCCGCAGCCATTTCGTGGGCGGTGCCGAGGCCGTGGCCGGCGGCGTGCCCATGCAGCAAATGCAGGTCGTTGACAACGCGCCCCGCCTGATCGACATGAACGGCGGCTACCCCGTCGGGCAGTTGTACGTGCAGGAATACCGGCTGGCACAACCGCGCCACCCCTACCCCGTGCTGCTTTGGCACGGCGGCGGCATGACGGGCGCGCAATGGGAAAGCACGCCGGACGGACGCCAGGGCTGGCTGTGGCGGCTGCTGCAATCGGGCTATGACGTTTTCGTATCCGACGCGCCCGAACGGGGCCGCGCGTCCTGGGCCATGTACCCGCAGGTGTACGACAGCGCGCCCATCTTTCGCTCCAAGGAAGAGGCGTGGCGCCTGTTTCGCATCGGCTCGGAAGCCGGCTATGCACCGGCCGGCCAGCCGCGCCGCGCCTATCCCGCGCAGCAATTCCCGGTAGAGGCCTTCGACACGTTCGCCAAGCAGTTCGTGCCGCGCTGGCTGACGCATGGCGAGATGGCGCTGGACGCCTACCGCGCCCTGCTCGACCTTACCGGCCCGTGCATCGTGGTCGGACACAGCCAGGGCGGCGGCTACGCCACGCTGTTGGCCCAGGAATACGCCAGCACGGTACGCGCCGTGGTGGCGCTGGAACCCACCGGCACGCCCGCCGCCGCCGCCCCCGGCCTGCCCCCGCAATTGCTGGTATGGGGCGACCACTTTGGCGCCGACGACACCTGGCAGCGCTACCGCGCGCAAACCGACGCGTACTGGGCGGCGCTGCGCGCGGCCGGCCAGCGCGCCGACGTGCTGGACCTGCCCGCCACCGGCATCGCCGGCAATTCCCATTTCTGCATGCTGGACCGCAATAGCGACCAGATCGCCGAATTGATCGTCGATTGGCTCGCCCGCAGCCTCGACTAA
- a CDS encoding tripartite tricarboxylate transporter substrate binding protein — translation MTFKKTTIALALLTGATLAAGAASAQQAAYPAKPVRLIVPFAPGGTADIIGRVFAAQLGTELGATVVVENKAGAGGSIGTRFVADSAPDGYILLLASSSTHGTNPAVYKSLTYDPVQDFTAITQLVTVPGVLSVTKDFPATDLNALIAASKANPDKYTYASSGAGGLGNLAMELMKSMTGAKLMHIAYRGAGPAFTDVISGQVSMIWEPVPASLPYIKGGQIRPIAIAADARSPELPDTPTFKEAGLPRYEANAWNGLLAPKGLPDDVKKALHDASVKALNTPEVKAKLASLGGTVVAGSSDAFQQVIASDVKKWKNVAADANIQLDQ, via the coding sequence ATGACTTTCAAGAAAACCACCATCGCGCTGGCACTGCTGACCGGCGCCACGCTGGCCGCCGGCGCCGCGTCGGCCCAGCAAGCCGCCTACCCCGCCAAGCCTGTGCGCCTGATCGTGCCGTTTGCACCGGGCGGCACCGCCGACATCATCGGCCGCGTGTTCGCCGCGCAGCTGGGCACCGAGCTGGGCGCCACCGTGGTCGTTGAAAACAAGGCCGGCGCGGGCGGTTCGATCGGCACGCGCTTCGTGGCGGACTCCGCGCCCGACGGCTACATCCTGCTGCTGGCTTCGTCCAGCACGCACGGCACCAACCCGGCCGTGTACAAGTCGCTGACGTATGACCCCGTGCAGGACTTCACCGCCATCACGCAGCTGGTGACGGTGCCGGGCGTGCTGAGCGTGACCAAGGACTTTCCCGCCACCGACCTGAACGCGCTGATCGCCGCGTCCAAGGCCAACCCGGACAAGTACACCTACGCCTCGTCCGGCGCGGGCGGGCTGGGCAACCTGGCCATGGAGCTGATGAAGTCGATGACGGGCGCCAAGCTGATGCACATCGCCTACCGTGGCGCGGGCCCGGCGTTCACCGACGTGATCAGCGGCCAGGTGTCGATGATCTGGGAACCGGTGCCGGCGTCGCTGCCGTACATCAAGGGCGGCCAGATCCGGCCCATCGCCATCGCGGCCGACGCGCGTTCGCCCGAACTGCCCGACACGCCCACCTTCAAGGAAGCCGGCCTGCCGCGCTACGAAGCCAACGCCTGGAACGGTTTGCTGGCGCCCAAGGGGTTGCCGGATGACGTGAAGAAGGCGCTGCACGACGCGTCGGTCAAGGCCCTGAACACGCCGGAAGTGAAGGCCAAGCTGGCCAGCCTGGGCGGCACGGTGGTGGCTGGTTCGTCGGACGCATTCCAGCAAGTGATCGCCAGCGACGTGAAGAAGTGGAAGAACGTCGCCGCCGACGCCAATATTCAGCTGGACCAGTAA